From Apium graveolens cultivar Ventura chromosome 9, ASM990537v1, whole genome shotgun sequence, the proteins below share one genomic window:
- the LOC141683851 gene encoding putative phospholipid-transporting ATPase 8 isoform X3: MSSDMSSGRMRGIHFSKLYSFSCFRSVFKHEHSLIGEKGYSRIIYCNDPDNPEAAQLRKRRNYVSTTKYTVVNFIPKSLFEQFRRVANIYFLVIACVSFSDLAPYTAYSVLGPLILVIGATMAKEAVEDWRRRKQDIEANNRKIEIYGKSHSFNETRWKNLRAGDLVKVHKDDYFPADLLLISSNYEDGICYVETMNLDGETNLKLKHALDVTASLKDDNSFKDFKALIKCEDPNEDLYSFVGTLSYHGQQNPLSLQQILLRDSKLRNTEYIYGAVVFTGHDTKVMQNATDPPSKRSKIERRMDKIIYIHFGILILISSIGSVFFWFSTKNDIRDGELERWYLRPDVKNVLYDPERALLAAFLHFLTALMLYGYLIPISLYVSIELVKVLQSIFINQDQEMYYEETDKPAHARTSNLNEELGQIDTILSDKTGTLTCNSMEFVKCSIAGVSYGRGMTEVERALTIRKIYEHPEDGESLSNLLQSADAEVGSSKSIKGFNFRDERIMDGKWVSEPHPDVIENFLRVLAVCHTAIPDVNKKSGNILYEAESPDEAAFVISARELRFEFYRRTQTRLYLHELDRLNRKMVDRSYELLHVLEFSSARKRMSVIVKNEDNRLMLLSKGADSVMFERLSGEGRRFEAKTKEHVSQYAEAGLRTLVVAYRELGEKEYKVWADEFFKAKTSLAADRDELVDATADKIERNLILLGATAVEDKLQKGVPECINKLAKAGIKIWILTGDKMETAINIGYACGLLRRGMKQIEISLDNAHIDAVEKQGDKEMLAKASSESIARQIQEGRSELRSFKESPTGFSLIIDGRSLTFALSNDLEHSFLGLALSCASVICCRSSPKQKALVTRLVKVGTGSTTLAIGDGANDVGMLQEADIGVGIIGVEGMQAAMSSDFAIAQFHFLERLLLVHGHWCYRRISMMICYFFYKNIAFGLTLFWFEAYASFSGQTAYNDCILFYIKRGSKISSSVGLAYSDGCSMDLSVQ; encoded by the exons ATGTCTTCTGATATGTCTTCTGGTAGGATGAGGGGGATACATTTTAGTAAATTGTACTCTTTTTCGTGTTTTCGTTCGGTATTTAAACATGAACATAGCCTTATTGGGGAGAAAGGGTATTCTAGGATCATATACTGTAATGATCCGGATAATCCAGAAGCAGCGCAGCTGAGGAAAAGGCGGAATTATGTTTCCACAACAAAATACACGGTTGTAAATTTTATCCCCAAGTCTCTGTTTGAGCAGTTTCGACGGGTTGCAAATATTTACTTTCTTGTTATAGCTTGTGTTTCGTTTAGTGATCTGGCTCCGTACACTGCATATAGTGTTCTTGGACCTTTGATATTGGTTATTGGAGCTACTATGGCTAAGGAAGCGGTGGAAGATTGGAGGCGGAGAAAACAG GATATAGAGGCTAATAATAGAAAGATTGAAATCTATGGCAAGAGTCACAGCTTCAACGAAACTAGATGGAAAAACTTAAGAGCTGGCGATTTGGTAAAGGTTCACAAAGACGATTATTTTCCTGCTGATCTGCTTCTGATCTCGTCAAATtatgaggatggaatttgttatGTCGAGACCATGAACCTTGATGGAGAGACTAATCTAAAGTTGAAGCATGCCCTCGATGTTACAGCCTCGCTTAAAGATGATAACTCCTTTAAAGATTTCAAGGCACTAATCAAATGTGAGGACCCAAATGAAGATCTTTATTCCTTTGTAGGAACTTTGTCCTATCATGGTCAGCAGAATCCACTTTCCTTGCAGCAAATCCTGTTAAGAGATTCTAAACTTCGTAATACAGAGTATATCTACGGTGCAGTTGTTTTTACGGGGCATGACACAAAAGTCATGCAAAATGCTACGGATCCTCCTTCCAAAAGAAGCAAGATTGAGAGGCGAATGGATAAAATAATCTACATCCATTTCGGTATTCTAATCTTGATATCTTCAATTGGGTCTGTATTCTTTTGGTTCTCTACTAAGAATGACATCCGTGATGGAGAACTTGAAAGGTGGTATCTTCGACCTGATGTCAAAAATGTACTTTATGACCCTGAAAGAGCTTTGCTGGCTGCATTTCTCCACTTTTTGACAGCTCTCATGTTGTATGGATATTTAATACCAATTTCATTGTATGTCTCAATTGAGCTTGTCAAGGTTTTACAAAGTATATTCATTAACCAAGATCAAGAGATGTATTATGAAGAAACAGATAAGCCGGCGCACGCACGCACGTCTAATTTGAACGAAGAACTTGGTCAGATTGACACTATTCTTTCTGATAAAACAGGTACTTTGACTTGCAACTCTATGGAATTTGTCAAATGTTCGATTGCAGGTGTTAGTTATGGTCGTGGTATGACAGAAGTGGAAAGAGCCCTCACCATAAGAAAAATATACGAGCATCCTGAAGATGGTGAGAGTTTATCTAACTTGCTACAAAGTGCTGATGCTGAAGTTGGCTCATCAAAGTCAATCAAGGGTTTTAACTTCAGGGATGAACGAATTATGGATGGGAAATGGGTCAGTGAACCTCACCCAGATGTGATAGAGAATTTTTTGAGAGTATTAGCAGTCTGCCATACTGCAATACCCGATGTGAATAAAAAATCAGGAAATATATTGTATGAAGCTGAATCACCAGATGAAGCCGCCTTTGTCATAAGTGCTCGGGAGCTTCGTTTTGAATTTTACAGAAGGACTCAGACAAGATTATATTTGCATGAGTTAGATCGTTTGAATAGGAAAATGGTTGACAG GTCATATGAGCTTCTTCACGTCTTAGAGTTCAGCAGTGCTCGTAAGAGAATGTCTGTTATTGTGAAGAATGAAGATAATAGATTGATGCTCCTTAGCAAGGGTGCTGACAG CGTAATGTTTGAAAGGCTCTCGGGTGAAGGGCGTCGCTTTGAAGCTAAGACAAAGGAGCATGTCAGTCAATATGCTGAGGCAGGTTTACGTACTTTAGTGGTTGCGTACCGAGAGCTTGGTGAGAAAGAATATAAAGTGTGGGCAGATGAGTTCTTCAAGGCCAAAACGTCTCTAGCTGCAGACCGAGATGAATTGGTGGATGCAACTGCTGATAAAATTGAAAGAAATTTAATCCTTCTAGGTGCGACAGCTGTTGAGGACAAATTGCAAAAGGGG GTTCCTGAGTGCATTAACAAACTTGCCAAGGCTGGAATCAAGATATGGATCTTAACTGGGGATAAGATGGAGACTGCAATCAATATTGG GTATGCTTGCGGCTTACTAAGACGGGGAATGAAGCAAATTGAAATTTCATTGGACAATGCACATATAGATGCTGTTGAAAAACAAGGGGACAAGGAAATGCTAGCAAAG GCTTCCAGTGAAAGTATCGCAAGGCAAATACAAGAAGGCCGTTCAGAGCTTAGGTCATTTAAGGAGAGTCCCACTGGTTTCAGTTTGATAATTGATGGCAGGTCCTTGACTTTTGCCCTCAGCAACGATTTAGAGCATTCATTTTTGGGGCTTGCACTTAGTTGTGCCTCTGTAATCTGCTGTCGCTCTTCACCTAAACAAAAAGCTCTT GTTACAAGGTTGGTTAAAGTCGGGACAGGAAGCACAACTCTAGCCATTGGTGATGGGGCAAACGATGTTGGCATGCTTCAAGAAGCTGATATAGGAGTTGGCATTATTGGTGTTGAGGGAATGCAG GCTGCAATGTCAAGCGATTTTGCAATAGCTCAGTTTCATTTTCTTGAACGACTGTTGCTGGTACATGGTCATTGGTGCTACAGGCGGATTTCTATGATG ATATGCTACTTCTTTTACAAGAACATAGCATTTGGTTTAACTTTGTTTTGGTTCGAGGCCTATGCTTCTTTCTCTGGACAAACTGCTTATAATGATTG TATCCTCTTCTATATCAAGAGGGGGTCCAAAATATCCTCTTCAGTTGGCCTCGCATACTCGGATGGATGTTCAATGGATTTATCAGTTCAGTGA